One window of the Serinus canaria isolate serCan28SL12 chromosome 9, serCan2020, whole genome shotgun sequence genome contains the following:
- the LOC127059913 gene encoding leucine-rich repeat-containing protein 4-like, producing MVWLTPVAELVCKFSAKTMYQHLLFLFLLSFNPHKCQDQILGEDPYEMPKDYQEVYRGTKNDVKEIPKIAKPFVSEMIFVQTSITSISKGAFRYMPNLIKILFIGNKIKTVEPGAFDNLDKLRDLDISGASLEKLSVGTFQNLPSLQRLELRESQLRSIPKGLFDGLESLGELSLHINAIPSLPEGIFDSLVNLTFLDLSRNRITALPANAFSKLTQLQVLRLYENELQDLPEGLLDSQLELQELSLQRNRLRALPPMLLRSLPHLEKLLLDNNLIRVLPPQGFFGLNKLKLLTLGSNLIMELPCCLFDTMPHLRELDLGRNSLATLPEGIFVNLTSLGKLILSHNQLSALPRGVFTGLSKLLDLQLDTNQLSALDEEVFASLPNLKTLNFRKNQLESVPQGLLDPLKKLSSLYLSGNPWRCDCSLCYLHRWILGNREKVKLSTQVFCKSPPHLAGQEVTLLRDEHLICPGTLPFNFIPSQRTSAFLSRGAVSTAAPTMLSLASFHIRTLPTTLSPVVTSAVLPTRPMEAAFTTLSSAKPSEVFVTIPPPAVLQKAFSTSPTTTNKPKNSTTTPSTASVPRSSITTPSPAVLPETSITRPLTTTVPRSFITTSSPTVLPKAFITTSSSAVLPDTPITTSSPAVLPKASTATPPSSAEMPKASITTPSPAILTSAIVRLQTPGATHPEPASPTPASATTRVPTSSLAGTTGQEPPALSVPRERPATIPQGAPITPLVSASSVALWPFPRTAVLGTAPLASHSPSHHAPAPGRECSTTCDLSTAAAQPTPTAPLETPALAGTVLLPTPPIPTLSESTSPSPASLPPIPSSHHAWGLSLWTSPWQCQVSLALGLAVLALQAACTLLGGVVAFLLHQDTLHHPGPPVRLLSLQALAAPGTPEPALAPP from the exons ATGGTATGGCTCACCCCGGTGGCTGAACTCGTTTGCAAGTTCTCAGCCAA gacAATGTACCAgcatttacttttccttttcctcctgtccttcaATCCCCATAAATGCCAAGATCAAATCCTGGGTGAAGATCCATATGAAATGCCCAAAGACTACCAGGAGGTCTACAGAGGGACAAAAAATGATGTCAAAGAGATCCCAAAGATTGCAAAACCCTTTGTTTCTGAGATGATCTTTGTGCAAACCAGCATCACTTCTATAAGTAAAGGTGCCTTCAGGTACATGCCCAACCTGATCAAGATTTTGTTCATTGGCAACAAGATCAAGACTGTTGAACCTGGAGCCTTTGATAATTTGGACAAGTTGAGGGACTTGGACATCTCTGGTGCCTCATTAGAAAAACTATCTGTGGGCACTTTCCAAAACCTCCCAAGTTTacagaggctggagctgagagagagccagctcagatccatccccAAAGGCCTGTTTGATGGGCTGGAAAGTTTGGgagagctctccctgcacatcAATGCCATCCCTTCTCTTCCAGAAGGCATTTTTGATTCTCTTGTCAATCTAACATTTTTGGACCTGTCTAGAAATAGGATCACAGCTCTTCCTGCGAATGCCTTTAGCAAACTCACCCAGCTGCAAGTCCTCAGGCTGTATGAGAATGAGTTGCAGGACCTCCCAGAGGGACTGCTAGACagtcagctggagctgcaggagctcagcctcCAGAGGAACAGGCTCAGGGCACTGCCACCCATGCTTCTGAGGAGCCTGCCTCACCTGGAGAAACTCCTCTTGGACAACAACCTCATCAGGGTTCTCCCACCTCAgggcttttttggtttaaaCAAACTGAAGTTGCTGACTCTGGGCTCAAACCTTATTATGGAGCTCCCCTGCTGTCTTTTTGACACCATGCCACACTTGCGGGAGCTGGATCTGGGCAGGAACAGTTTGGCCACACTTCCAGAGGGCATCTTTGTCAACCTCACATCCCTTGGCAAACTCATCTTGTCCCACAACCAGCTATCAGCCCTGCCAAGAGGTGTCTTCACTGGGCTCAGCAAGCTCTTGGACCTCCAGCTGGACACAaatcagctctctgctctggatGAAGAGGTCTTTGCTTCTCTCCCAAATCTGAAAACCCTCAACTTTCGAAAGAACCAGCTGGAGAGTGTTCCCCAAGGGCTCCTAGACCCTCTGAAGAAGCTCAGCTCGTTGTATCTGAGTGGTAACCCGTGGAGATGTGACTGCAGCCTCTGCTACCTGCACCGCTGGATCCTGGGCAACAGGGAGAAGGTCAAATTGTCCACCCAAGTCTTCTGCAAGAGCCCACCCCACCTGGCAGGGCAAGAAGTAACACTGCTGAGGGACGAACACCTGATTTGCCCAGGTACTCTGCCATTTAACTTCATACCATCACAAAGGACATCGGCATTCCTATCACGTGGAGCCGTGtccacagcagcaccaaccATGCTGTCATTGGCATCCTTTCACATCAGGACACTGCCTACCACTCTTTCACCTGTGGTCACTTCTGCTGTGTTGCCAACCAGGCCAATGGAGGCTGCCTTCACCACTCTGTCATCAGCCAAGCCATCGGAGGTCTTTGTCACCATCCCAccaccagctgtgctgcagaaggcCTTCAGCACCAGCCCAACAACAACCAATAAGCCCAAGAACTCCACCACCACACCATCGACAGCCAGTGTGCCAAGGTCCTCCATCACCACCCCAtcaccagctgtgctgccagagaCCTCCATCACCAGGCCATTAACAACCACTGTGCCCAGGTCCTTCATCACCACCTCATCACCAACTGTGCTACCAAAAGCCTTCATCACCACGTCAtcatcagctgtgctgccagacaCCCCCATTACCACCTCAtcaccagctgtgctgccaaaGGCCTCCACTGCCACACCACCATCATCAGCTGAGATGCCCAAGGCTTCTATCACCACCCCATCACCAGCTATTTTAACTTCAGCCATCGTAAGGCTGCAGACTCCTGGGGCCACCCACCCAGAACCTGCGTCACCCACTCCAGCATCTGCCACCACACGGGTGCCAACAAGCTCACTGGCAGGCACCACTGGACAAGAGCCTCCTGCTCTCTCAGTGCCCAGGGAGAGGCCAGCCACCATCCCACAGGGAGCACCCATAACCCCCCTTGTCTCAGCTTCCTCCGTGGCCCTCTGGCCGTTCCCCAGGACTGCTGTTCTGGGCACAGCCCCGCTGGCCTCACATTCACCATCACACCACGCTCCTGCACCAGGCAGGGAATGTTCCACCACCTGTGACTTgtccacagctgctgcccagcccaccCCCACTGCTCCCCTAGAgactcctgccctggcaggcaCCGTCCTGCTCCCAACACCTCCCATCCCCACACTATCAGAAAGcaccagcccctctccagcctcccttCCCCCGATCCCCAGCAGTCATCATGCCTGGGGCTTGTCCCTGTGGACCAGcccatggcagtgccaggtgtCCCTGGCCTTGGGGCTGGCcgtgctggcactgcaggctgcctgcACACTGCTGGGAGGGGTGGTCGCCTTCCTTCTTCACCAGGACACCCTCCACCACCCCGGGCCACCGGTGAGGCTGCTGAGCCTtcaggctctggctgctccGGGGacccctgagccagccctggcacctcctTGA
- the LRRC15 gene encoding leucine-rich repeat-containing protein 15 — MEQGGWQRWLLLLVGIQLASSQCPEQCQCVRSAQVECFGADISVVPSPIPANAMTLQIINTRITELGDAAFGNASLLIGLRVEKNLLSRISPGAFQDLPDLRYLSLASNKLQELPVQVFEPLDKLESLLLSSNQILQVEPSHFAHLSNLKELQLHGNNLKELQEGVFDQLTSLTKLNLARNNIDRLPPRAFERLARLQVLRLYENRLRHISVGTFDGLPELQELGLHQNQLETLSPELFVHNTNLQKLYLSNNFLTTLPSGVFLPLHALAKITLHVNRLRDISPSAFGPTPNLQELWLYENELSTLPTAVFSNLTQLQLLVLSKNRLRSVPPGAFQGLGELLELSLHSNALRRLDARALEGMPKLQNISLHHNQLQALPRGLFRATPGLRHLQLHSNALEYLPAGIFSPLTALREVRLHNNSWRCDKGILPLQGWLEENPHKVGEIPPLCAQPPSLQGIPIAGLPQDQFIDPQSPTAAPHPSTLLPADTSEAASDDASAAEDASMEPTTGLPASPQEDEEEKKEEEERGQWGLTRLQSGVVVAVIVLVCVALLAALVALVVYGCRKKSHVVLMRMKAPNESAPRTRVVVADNSEGQLRPSRNSLSLAFLASHLPQKTLSRPSKQHPCTSATGLATVPVMLHLCRLLIYVLLGLGSLLVGALSPSCPPACQCYDTSKVFCSNERVREIPEGLPGSATHLFFVETALSSIRSGDLGSSSTLTKLVFINNNIQELQAGAFQGLSSLTELEVSGNSLSAVSPGMLAGLTSLSKLSLSANAIRTLQPGLFTASCRLQDLSLSGNKIEALPPGIFHPLRRLRALDLSQNALPELPDGLLAPLVALRVLKLSDNLLARVPPGAFRALGQLTELHLDGNRLEELPSGVFFGLGALRRLHLQHNALGSLAPDIFMGLLNLTVLSLEGNNLATVPAILFTGTPGLLHLSLARNQLETLPQELFANLSVLETLELSHNAIDHLSTGAFQGLEGLRELRLSHNNLSRLPAGLLAGLPLLAALVLDHNRLARLPPGLFDANDELVRVGLADNPWFCDCHLSYLLHWLQSFAEPLIHGQAFCANPAALQGQSLLKVSRGQLQCPGADDVPSEEGWDTDVPGQCTYTNPEGTVSVACNATRCQQLSLRLPPPGQEPGLGPAYRRAWVLRSRCGTLQVSVLVTAQRGNEVTQPGLPEVP; from the exons atggagcagggaggctggcagcggtggctgctgctgctggtgggaatccagctggccagcagccagtgcccagagcagtgccagtgTGTCCGCAGTGCCCAGGTGGAGTGCTTTGGTGCCGACATCAGCGTggtccccagccccatccctgccaaCGCCATGACCCTGCAGATCATCAACACGCGCATCACCGAGCTGGGCGACGCCGCCTTCGGCAACGCCTCCCTGCTGATTGGGCTGCGCGTCGAGAAGAACCTCCTGTCACGCATCAGCCCTGGGGCCTTCCAGGACCTGCCTGACCTGCGCTACCTCAGCCTGGCCAGCAacaagctgcaggagctccctgtgcagGTCTTTGAGCCTCTGGACAAGCTGGAgtctctgcttctctccagcAACCAGATCCTCCAGGTCGAGCCTTCCCACTTTGCCCATCTGAGCAACCTCAAGGAGCTACAGCTGCACGGGAACaacctgaaggagctgcaggagggggtGTTTGACCAGCTGACCAGCCTCACCAAGCTCAACCTGGCCAGGAACAACATTGACCGCCTGCCGCCCCGAGCCTTTGAGCGGCTGGCACGGCTGCAGGTGCTGCGGCTCTACGAGAACCGGCTCCGGCACATCTCAGTGGGCACCTTTGATGGGCTGccggagctgcaggagctggggctgcaccagAACCAGCTGGAGACTCTGTCCCCGGAGCTCTTTGTGCACAACACCAACCTGCAGAAGCTCTACCTGTCCAACAACTTCCTCACCACTCTGCCGAGCGGCGTCTTCTTGCCCCTGCATGCTCTCGCCAAGATCACCCTGCATGTCAACCGCCTGCGGGACATCTCCCCCAGTGCCTTTGGGCCCACGCCCaacctgcaggagctctggcttTACGAGAATGAGCTTTCCACCCTCCCTACTGCCGTCTTCAGCAAcctgacccagctgcagctcctggttctCAGCAAGAACCGGCTGCGGTCGGTGCCACCGGGGGCTTTCCAGGGCTTGGGGGAGCTTCTGGAGCTGTCGCTGCACTCGAATGCCCTGCGCCGTCTGGATGCCCGGGCACTGGAGGGGATGCCCAAGCTGCAGAACATCTCTCTGCACCACaaccagctgcaggcactgccacGGGGCCTCTTCAGAGCCACCCCTGGGCTGCggcacctgcagctgcactcCAATGCCCTGGAGTACCTGCCTGCCGGCATCTTCTCCCCGCTGACTGCCCTGCGAGAGGTGAGGCTGCACAACAACTCCTGGCGCTGTGACAAGGGcatcctgcccctgcagggctggctggaggagaACCCTCACAAGGTGGGTGAGATACCCCCACTGTGtgcccagcctccctccctgcagggcatCCCCATCGCCGGGCTGCCACAGGACCAGTTCATCGACCCCCAGTCCCCCACggctgctcctcatcccagtactctgctccctgctgacaCCTCTGAGGCAGCATCAGATGatgcctcagcagcagaagatgCCTCAATGGAGCCCACCACAGGGCTGCCAGCCTCTCcacaggaggatgaggaggagaagaaggaggaggaagagagggggCAATGGGGGCTGACACGCCTGCAGAGTGGGGTGGTGGTAGCAGTCATTGTGCTGGTGTGtgtggccctgctggctgctctggtggcactggtggtCTATGGCTGTAGGAAGAAGAGCCACGTTGTGCTCATGAGGATGAAAGCTCCAAATGAA AGTGCTCCAAGGACACGGGTTGTTGTTGCAGATAACAGTGAGGGGCAGCTCCgccccagcaggaacagcttgTCCCTGGCTTTCCTGGCTTCCCATCTGCCCCAGAAAACACTGTCCCGTCCCAGCaagcagcatccctgcacatCTGCCACAGGTTTGGCGACCGTCCCTGTGATGCTACACTTG TGCAGGCTGCTGATCtatgtgctgctggggctggggtccctGCTGGTGGGGGCActgtccccatcctgccccCCAGCCTGCCAGTGCTATGACACCTCCAAAGTCTTCTGCTCAAACGAAAGGGTACGGGAGATCCCAGAGGGCCTGCCAGGAAGTGCCACCCACCTCTTCTTTGTGGagacagccctgagcagcatcCGCAGCGGGGACTTGGGCTCCAGCTCCACGCTCACCAAGCTGGTCTTCATCAATAACAacatccaggagctgcaggctggtgcCTTTCAGGGGCTGTCCAGCCTCACTGAGCTGGAGGTGTCAGGCAACTCCTTGTCAGCTGTCAGCCCTGGGATGCTGGCAGGGCTGACCAGCCTCAGCAAGCTCTCCCTCAGTGCCAACGCCATCCGCACCCTGCAGCCGGGGCTCTTCACTGCCTCTTGCCGCCTGCAGGACCTGAGCTTGTCAGGGAACAAGATCGAGGCACTGCCCCCTGGCATCTTCCACCCACTCCGGCGGCTCCGGGCCCTGGACCTGTCACAGAAtgctctgcctgagctgccGGATGGGCTGCTGGCCCCACTTGTCGCCCTTCGTGTCCTCAAGCTCAGTGACAATCTGCTGGCACGGGTGCCTCCTGGTGCTTTCAGGGCACTTGGCCAGCTAACCGAGCTCCACCTGGATGGCAACcggctggaggagctgccctcGGGCGTCTTCTTCGGGCTGGGGGCGCTGCGGCGGCTGCATTTGCAGCACaatgccctgggcagcctggcccCTGACATCTTCATGGGTCTCCTCAACCTCACTGTCCTCAGCCTGGAGGGCAACAACCTGGCCACCGTGCCTGCCATCCTGTTCACTGGCACCCCTGGCCTCCTCCACCTCTCACTGGCTCGCAACCAGCTGGAGACACTGCCCCAGGAGCTCTTTGCTAACCTGTCAGTGCTGGAAACACTGGAGCTCTCACACAATGCCATAGATCACCTGTCCACTGGGGCTTTCCAGGGTCTGGAAGGGCTGAGAGAGCTCCGGCTGAGCCACAACAACCTCTCCAGACTGCCGGcggggctgctggctgggctgcccCTCCTCGCCGCCCTGGTGCTGGACCACAACCGCCTGGCCCGCCTGCCCCCGGGGCTCTTCGATGCCAACGATGAACTGGTGCGTGTGGGTCTGGCTGACAACCCCTGGTTCTGTGACTGTCACCTCTCCTACCTCCTGCACTGGCTCCAGAGCTTTGCTGAGCCCCTCATCCACGGCCAAGCCTTCTGTGCCaatccagctgctctccagggccAGTCCCTGCTGAAGGTCTCTCGcgggcagctgcagtgcccgGGAGCAGACGATGTCCCCTCGGAGGAGGGCTGGGACACCGATGTTCCGGGGCAGTGCACCTACACCAACCCCGAGGGCACGGTAAGCGTGGCCTGCAATGCCACACggtgccagcagctgagcctgCGCCTCCCTCCTCCCGGGCAGGAGCCAGGCTTGGGGCCAGCCTACCGGCGGGCATGGGTGCTGCGCTCCCGCTGCGGCACGCTGCAGGTCAGCGTCCttgtcacagcacagagagggaacGAGGTCACTCAACCAGGTCTGCCCGAGGTGCCCTAG